The Burkholderia cepacia genome includes a region encoding these proteins:
- a CDS encoding TetR family transcriptional regulator yields the protein MNQPKIKRDPEGTRRRILMAAAEEFASGGLFGARVDQIARRAETNERMLYYYFGSKEQLFTAVLEHAFSALTEAERVLDLDGVAPVEAVTRLAHFVWDYYRDHPELLRLINNENLHEARYLHKSTRIREMMSPIVAKLGNVLTRGQKAGLFRTDVDPLRFYVTLSGLGYYIVSNRFTLAATLGRDFTDTEERAEMVRMNTEVLLAYLLRR from the coding sequence ATGAATCAGCCAAAAATCAAAAGAGATCCTGAAGGTACGCGCCGCCGCATCCTGATGGCGGCAGCCGAAGAGTTCGCGAGTGGAGGGCTGTTCGGCGCGCGCGTTGACCAGATCGCACGCCGGGCCGAAACCAACGAGCGCATGCTCTATTACTACTTCGGCAGCAAGGAGCAGCTGTTTACGGCCGTGCTCGAACACGCGTTCTCCGCGCTGACCGAGGCCGAGCGCGTGCTCGACCTCGACGGCGTCGCGCCGGTGGAAGCCGTCACGCGGCTCGCGCATTTCGTTTGGGACTACTACCGCGACCATCCGGAACTGCTCAGGCTCATCAACAACGAGAACCTGCACGAAGCGCGCTACCTGCACAAGTCGACGCGGATCCGCGAGATGATGTCGCCGATCGTCGCGAAGCTCGGCAACGTGCTGACGCGCGGCCAGAAGGCCGGGCTGTTCCGCACCGACGTCGATCCGCTGCGCTTCTACGTGACGCTGTCGGGGCTCGGCTACTACATCGTGTCGAACCGCTTCACGCTCGCCGCGACGCTCGGCCGCGATTTCACCGACACCGAAGAACGCGCCGAGATGGTCCGGATGAACACCGAGGTGCTGCTCGCGTATCTGCTGCGTCGCTGA
- the rsxB gene encoding electron transport complex subunit RsxB, with the protein MREIGDNRALANLSGRARSGREPFGAAAPVVTVTDSKTLADRIEDLLPQTQCTKCGYNGCRPYAEAIAAGDANYNQCPPGGAEGIARLAGLLGKPVIPLNPVNGSEHPRAVAFIDESLCIGCTLCMQACPVDAIVGAPKQMHTIVESLCTGCDLCVPPCPVDCIAMLPVTGERTGWDAWSQEQADAARERHDLRLARQRREREAAEARAAARRAASAAKPAAAPSGTPSAAPATDDAEAKKRAIIAAALERARKKKEELSGQGAGPKNTEGVSAAVQAQIDAAEARRKRLAEQQARRDADAAAASGNDDKNDAGNDGPGGPSAPPDQNAP; encoded by the coding sequence ATGCGGGAAATCGGCGATAATCGAGCTTTGGCAAACCTTTCCGGCCGCGCCCGAAGCGGCCGAGAGCCATTCGGCGCCGCTGCGCCCGTTGTCACCGTGACCGACTCGAAAACACTCGCGGATCGCATCGAAGATCTGCTTCCCCAGACGCAATGCACGAAGTGCGGCTATAACGGCTGCCGGCCGTACGCCGAGGCAATCGCCGCCGGCGACGCGAACTACAACCAGTGCCCGCCCGGCGGCGCCGAAGGCATTGCACGCCTCGCGGGCCTGCTCGGCAAGCCCGTGATTCCGCTGAACCCCGTGAACGGCAGCGAGCATCCGCGCGCCGTCGCCTTCATCGACGAAAGCCTGTGCATCGGCTGCACGCTGTGCATGCAGGCATGCCCGGTCGACGCGATCGTCGGTGCGCCGAAGCAGATGCACACGATCGTCGAGTCGCTGTGCACGGGTTGCGACCTGTGCGTGCCGCCCTGCCCGGTCGACTGCATCGCGATGCTGCCGGTGACCGGCGAACGCACCGGCTGGGACGCGTGGTCGCAGGAACAGGCCGATGCCGCACGCGAACGCCACGACCTGCGGCTCGCGCGCCAGCGCCGCGAGCGCGAAGCCGCCGAAGCGCGCGCGGCCGCCCGCCGCGCGGCCAGCGCCGCGAAGCCGGCCGCGGCCCCCTCGGGAACGCCATCCGCCGCACCGGCCACGGACGACGCCGAAGCGAAGAAGCGCGCGATCATCGCCGCCGCGCTCGAGCGTGCGCGCAAGAAGAAGGAAGAACTGTCCGGGCAAGGTGCCGGACCGAAGAACACCGAGGGCGTGAGCGCGGCCGTCCAGGCGCAGATCGACGCGGCCGAGGCGCGCCGCAAGCGGCTCGCGGAACAGCAGGCCCGACGCGACGCCGATGCAGCGGCCGCGAGCGGCAACGACGACAAGAACGACGCAGGCAACGACGGCCCCGGCGGCCCGTCCGCACCGCCCGACCAGAACGCTCCATGA
- the nth gene encoding endonuclease III, with product MNASKRRAIYETLQSLNPHPTTELEYSTPFELLIAVMLSAQATDVSVNKAMRKMFPVANTPRQIVALGEEGVTEYIKTIGLYRTKAKNVVATCRILLDRYDGEVPADREALEGLPGVGRKTANVVLNTAFGQPTIAVDTHIFRVANRTGLAPGKDVRAVETALEKFTPKEFLQDAHHWLILHGRYVCKARKPECWHCAIEPLCEFRPKTPPPTE from the coding sequence ATGAACGCCAGCAAACGACGCGCGATCTACGAAACGCTGCAGAGCCTCAATCCGCACCCGACCACCGAACTCGAATACTCGACGCCGTTCGAGCTGCTGATCGCCGTGATGCTGTCCGCCCAGGCGACCGACGTATCGGTCAACAAGGCGATGCGGAAGATGTTTCCGGTCGCGAACACCCCGCGACAAATCGTCGCACTCGGCGAAGAAGGCGTGACCGAGTACATCAAGACGATCGGCCTGTACCGGACCAAGGCGAAGAACGTGGTCGCGACGTGCCGGATCCTGCTCGACCGCTACGACGGCGAGGTGCCGGCCGATCGCGAGGCGCTGGAAGGCCTGCCGGGCGTCGGCCGCAAGACCGCGAACGTCGTGTTGAACACCGCGTTCGGCCAGCCGACGATCGCGGTGGACACGCACATCTTCCGGGTCGCGAACCGCACGGGGCTCGCGCCGGGCAAGGACGTGCGCGCCGTCGAGACCGCGCTCGAGAAGTTCACGCCGAAGGAGTTCCTCCAGGATGCACATCACTGGCTGATCCTGCACGGGCGCTACGTGTGCAAGGCCCGCAAGCCCGAATGCTGGCATTGCGCGATCGAGCCGCTGTGCGAATTCAGGCCGAAGACGCCACCGCCCACTGAATGA
- a CDS encoding DMT family transporter has protein sequence MSSARPPSAALQGTLYVALSAAAFGAMAIFGRYAYAAGVDVLGLLIVRFAIGGAVLAAIARHRRVTWPRGRALGSLVAMGALGYVGQSFCYFSALQHAQASLVALLLYLYPAFVTLLAAWWLGERLTRAKAVALVLCVAGSALMVGGGHGEPLGIALALAAAVIYSLYIVGGTKATRGVDPLATTAIICLSATATLVAIAVVRGTAFGAPPRWPATAGGWASMLAIALVSTVAAMLAFFAGLERLGAARTSMLSTLEPVVTVALAALLFGEALSPLQWAGGVAILAAVLALVRAGGAAADDATATSNA, from the coding sequence ATGTCCTCCGCCCGTCCACCCTCCGCCGCCCTGCAGGGCACGCTCTACGTCGCGCTGTCCGCCGCCGCGTTCGGCGCGATGGCGATCTTCGGCCGCTACGCGTACGCGGCCGGTGTCGACGTGCTCGGGCTGTTGATCGTGCGCTTCGCGATCGGCGGCGCGGTGCTCGCCGCGATCGCACGGCATCGCCGCGTCACGTGGCCGCGCGGGCGCGCGCTTGGCTCTCTCGTCGCAATGGGCGCGCTCGGCTACGTCGGGCAGTCGTTCTGCTACTTCAGCGCGCTGCAACACGCGCAGGCGAGCCTTGTCGCGCTGCTGCTGTACCTGTATCCGGCCTTCGTCACGCTGCTGGCCGCGTGGTGGCTCGGCGAGCGCCTCACGCGCGCGAAGGCCGTCGCGCTCGTGCTGTGCGTCGCGGGTTCGGCGCTGATGGTCGGCGGCGGGCATGGCGAGCCGCTCGGGATCGCGCTCGCGCTGGCCGCCGCGGTGATCTATTCGCTGTACATCGTCGGCGGCACGAAGGCGACGCGCGGCGTCGATCCGCTCGCGACCACCGCGATCATCTGCCTGTCGGCGACCGCGACGCTCGTGGCGATCGCTGTCGTGCGCGGCACGGCGTTCGGCGCGCCGCCGCGCTGGCCCGCGACGGCCGGCGGCTGGGCGTCGATGCTTGCGATCGCGCTCGTGTCGACGGTCGCGGCGATGCTCGCGTTCTTTGCCGGGCTCGAACGGCTCGGGGCCGCACGCACGTCGATGCTGTCGACGCTCGAACCGGTCGTGACGGTTGCGCTCGCGGCCCTGCTGTTCGGCGAAGCGCTGTCGCCGCTGCAGTGGGCGGGCGGCGTCGCGATCCTGGCTGCCGTGCTGGCGCTGGTGCGCGCGGGCGGCGCGGCGGCCGACGATGCGACCGCGACCTCCAACGCCTGA
- a CDS encoding DUF1841 family protein, with product MFNPSRDEVRRFFTETWRKQRAGEILTPLEAIAADWIVEHPEYHAELADADGAAAREYTPEEGRTNPFLHLSMHLAISEQLSIDQPPGIRAAHDKLAARLDSTHDAQHVIMECLGETIWEAQRTNTPPDTDAYLQRILRRASRD from the coding sequence ATGTTCAATCCAAGCCGCGACGAAGTGCGTCGCTTTTTCACCGAGACCTGGCGCAAGCAGCGCGCCGGCGAGATCCTGACGCCGCTCGAAGCGATCGCAGCCGACTGGATCGTCGAGCATCCCGAATACCACGCCGAACTCGCCGATGCCGATGGCGCCGCCGCGCGCGAGTACACGCCCGAGGAAGGCCGCACGAACCCGTTCCTGCACCTGTCGATGCATCTCGCGATCAGCGAGCAGTTGTCGATCGACCAGCCGCCCGGCATCCGCGCCGCGCACGACAAGCTCGCGGCCAGGCTCGACTCGACCCACGACGCGCAGCACGTGATCATGGAATGCCTCGGCGAGACGATCTGGGAAGCCCAGCGCACGAACACGCCGCCCGATACCGACGCGTACCTGCAGCGCATCCTGCGCCGCGCATCGCGCGACTGA
- a CDS encoding c-type cytochrome has translation MNNAFKTAAVALAAGLAIGTAHAADITKGKELVESHNCAACHGAQMNKPINAEYPRLAGQHADYLVWAMRQYQMGLTNPLLGRNNAIMQAQVQSLSVSDMKDIAAYIESLKETDLVFKK, from the coding sequence ATGAACAACGCATTCAAGACGGCGGCGGTTGCACTGGCGGCCGGCCTCGCGATCGGTACCGCGCACGCGGCGGACATCACGAAGGGCAAGGAACTGGTCGAATCGCACAACTGCGCCGCCTGCCACGGCGCGCAGATGAACAAGCCGATCAACGCCGAATATCCGCGCCTCGCCGGCCAGCATGCCGACTACCTCGTGTGGGCGATGCGCCAGTACCAGATGGGCCTGACGAACCCGCTGCTCGGTCGCAACAACGCGATCATGCAGGCACAGGTGCAGAGCCTGTCGGTCAGCGACATGAAGGACATCGCGGCCTACATCGAGTCGCTGAAAGAAACCGATCTCGTGTTCAAGAAGTAA
- a CDS encoding c-type cytochrome — protein sequence MNKFVGKHVVVAALVALAGSAQAAGVVGNPKDGASKVAMCIGCHGIQDYRAAYPEVYRVPVLGGQNQQYLENALKAYRKKDRHFPSMNAIAGSLTDQDIADLSAYYAAQKADSKDNPYK from the coding sequence ATGAACAAATTCGTCGGCAAACACGTCGTTGTCGCAGCGCTCGTGGCGCTCGCGGGCAGCGCGCAGGCGGCCGGTGTGGTCGGCAACCCGAAGGACGGGGCGAGCAAGGTCGCCATGTGCATCGGTTGCCACGGCATCCAGGACTACCGCGCGGCGTACCCGGAGGTCTACCGGGTGCCTGTCCTCGGCGGCCAGAACCAGCAATACCTCGAGAACGCGCTGAAGGCCTACCGCAAGAAGGATCGTCACTTCCCGTCGATGAATGCGATCGCCGGTTCGCTGACGGACCAGGACATCGCGGATCTGTCGGCGTACTACGCCGCCCAGAAGGCCGACTCGAAGGACAACCCCTACAAGTAA
- a CDS encoding vWA domain-containing protein has protein sequence MLLNFFYALRAAKLPVSVKEYLTLLESLKAGLISPSIDAFYFLARMTLVKDEQFFDKFDQAFGAYFHGVSALPSEAFDIPLDWLEKRLERELSPEEKAQIEAMGGLDKLMERLKALLDEQKERHEGGNKWIGTGGTSPFGHGGYNPEGVRIGGPSNGNRTAVKVWEARAYRDYDDSVEIGTRNIKVALRRLRRFAREGAAEELDLPGTIRSTAANAGWLDLRMVPERHNNVKVLMLLDVGGSMDDHIKRTEELFSAAKAEFKHLEFFYFHNCVYDHLWKNNRRRHSERTATWDVLHKFTPDYKLIFVGDATMSPYEVLQPGGSVEYNNPEAGAVWLRRLADQFPHHAWLNPEPERLWEYRQSVAVIRDLLGHRMYPLTLAGLETAMRALSK, from the coding sequence ATGCTGCTCAATTTCTTCTACGCGCTGCGCGCAGCCAAGCTGCCCGTCTCGGTGAAGGAATACCTGACGCTGCTCGAATCGCTGAAGGCCGGGCTGATCTCGCCGTCGATCGACGCGTTCTACTTCCTCGCACGGATGACGCTCGTCAAGGACGAGCAGTTCTTCGACAAGTTCGACCAGGCGTTCGGCGCGTATTTCCACGGCGTGTCCGCGCTGCCGTCCGAAGCATTCGACATTCCGCTCGACTGGCTCGAAAAGCGCCTCGAGCGCGAGCTGTCGCCGGAGGAGAAGGCGCAGATCGAGGCGATGGGCGGGCTCGACAAGCTGATGGAGCGCCTGAAGGCACTGCTCGACGAGCAGAAGGAGCGCCACGAAGGCGGCAACAAGTGGATCGGCACCGGCGGCACGTCGCCGTTCGGGCACGGCGGCTACAACCCGGAAGGCGTGCGCATCGGCGGCCCGTCGAACGGCAACCGCACCGCGGTGAAGGTGTGGGAGGCGCGCGCGTACCGCGACTACGACGATTCCGTCGAGATCGGCACGCGCAACATCAAGGTCGCGCTGCGGCGGCTGCGCCGCTTCGCGCGCGAAGGCGCCGCCGAGGAGCTCGACCTGCCCGGCACGATCCGCAGCACCGCCGCGAACGCGGGCTGGCTCGACCTGCGGATGGTGCCCGAGCGCCACAACAACGTGAAGGTGCTGATGCTGCTCGACGTCGGCGGCTCGATGGACGATCACATCAAGCGTACCGAAGAGCTGTTCTCGGCCGCGAAGGCCGAATTCAAGCACCTGGAGTTCTTCTACTTCCACAACTGCGTGTACGACCACCTGTGGAAGAACAACCGCCGCCGCCACTCGGAGCGCACCGCGACGTGGGACGTGCTGCACAAGTTCACGCCCGACTACAAGCTGATCTTCGTCGGCGACGCGACGATGAGCCCGTACGAAGTGCTGCAGCCCGGCGGTTCGGTCGAATACAACAACCCGGAAGCCGGCGCCGTGTGGCTGCGCCGCCTCGCCGACCAGTTCCCCCATCATGCATGGCTGAACCCGGAGCCCGAGCGGCTATGGGAATACCGGCAGTCGGTCGCGGTGATTCGCGACCTGCTCGGCCATCGCATGTATCCGCTCACGCTCGCGGGCCTCGAAACCGCGATGCGCGCACTCAGCAAGTAA
- a CDS encoding benzoate/H(+) symporter BenE family transporter codes for MNQSSTADAGRASGRFFSDTSVSALVAGFVAMMTGYTSSLVLMFQAGRAAHLSDAQISSWIWALSIGMALTTIGLSLRFRAPVVVAWSTPGAALLIASLPGVPYPEAIGAFVVCAVLLTAVGVSGLFDTLMRKIPAGIAAALLAGILFEIGIEIFRAAQFQTALVLAMFFTYLIVKRLAPRYAIVTTLIVGTAVAGGLGLLDFSGFHIAFAKPVFTMPAFSIASIVSIGVPLFVVAMASQNVPGIAVLRADGYQTPSSPLIATTGLASLLLAPFGSHGVNLAAITAAICTGPEAHEDHAKRYTAAVWCGTFYLVAGIFGATIAALFAALPKALVVSVAALALFGSIMSGLANAMQDVKQREAALVTFMVTASGLTLLSIGSAFWGLVAGIVTQVILNARRPA; via the coding sequence ATGAATCAGTCGTCCACCGCGGACGCGGGCCGCGCGAGCGGTCGCTTCTTCTCTGACACGTCGGTCTCGGCACTCGTCGCCGGCTTCGTCGCGATGATGACCGGCTACACGAGCTCGCTCGTGCTGATGTTCCAGGCCGGCCGCGCCGCCCACCTGTCCGATGCGCAGATCTCGTCGTGGATCTGGGCGCTGTCGATCGGCATGGCGCTGACGACGATCGGCCTGTCGCTGCGTTTTCGCGCGCCCGTCGTCGTCGCATGGTCGACGCCCGGCGCCGCGCTGCTGATCGCGTCGCTGCCCGGCGTGCCCTACCCCGAGGCGATCGGCGCGTTCGTCGTCTGCGCGGTGCTGCTGACGGCCGTCGGCGTGAGCGGGCTGTTCGACACGCTGATGCGCAAGATTCCGGCCGGCATCGCCGCCGCGCTGCTCGCGGGCATCCTGTTCGAGATCGGCATCGAGATCTTCCGCGCCGCGCAGTTCCAGACCGCGCTCGTGCTCGCGATGTTCTTCACGTACCTGATCGTCAAGCGGCTCGCGCCGCGCTATGCGATCGTGACGACGCTGATCGTCGGCACGGCGGTGGCCGGCGGCCTCGGCCTGCTCGACTTCAGCGGCTTTCACATCGCGTTCGCGAAGCCCGTGTTCACGATGCCGGCGTTCTCGATCGCGTCGATCGTCAGCATCGGCGTTCCGCTGTTCGTCGTCGCGATGGCGTCGCAGAACGTGCCGGGCATCGCGGTGCTGCGCGCGGACGGGTATCAGACCCCGTCGTCGCCGCTGATCGCGACCACCGGCCTCGCATCGCTGCTGCTCGCGCCGTTCGGCTCGCACGGCGTGAACCTCGCGGCGATCACGGCCGCGATCTGCACGGGCCCGGAAGCGCACGAGGATCACGCGAAACGCTATACGGCCGCCGTGTGGTGCGGCACGTTCTACCTGGTCGCGGGAATCTTCGGCGCGACGATCGCCGCGCTGTTCGCGGCGCTGCCGAAGGCGCTCGTCGTGTCGGTCGCCGCGCTCGCGCTGTTCGGCTCGATCATGAGCGGCCTCGCGAACGCGATGCAGGACGTGAAGCAGCGCGAGGCCGCGCTCGTCACGTTCATGGTCACCGCGTCGGGCCTCACGCTGCTGTCGATCGGCTCGGCGTTCTGGGGGCTCGTCGCGGGGATCGTCACGCAGGTGATCCTGAACGCGCGCCGCCCCGCGTAA
- the tal gene encoding transaldolase, which produces MTTALDQLKQYTTVVADTGDFQQLAQYQPQDATTNPSLILKAVQKDAYKPILEKTVRDHRNESTDFVIDRLLIAFGTEILKLIPGRVSTEVDARLSFDTRRSIDKGRELIKLYEDAGIGRERILIKLASTWEGIRAAEVLQKDGIKCNMTLLFSLVQAAACAEAGAQLISPFVGRIYDWYKKQAGAEWNEEKDGGANDPGVQSVRRIYTYYKTFGYKTEVMGASFRTTSQITELAGCDLLTISPDLLQKLQDSNDTVTRKLSPEALHDKPAERVAIDEASFRFQLNDDAMATEKLAEGIRVFAADAVKLEKLIDSLR; this is translated from the coding sequence ATGACTACCGCACTCGACCAGCTGAAGCAGTACACGACCGTCGTCGCCGACACGGGCGATTTCCAGCAGCTTGCGCAATACCAGCCGCAGGACGCGACCACGAACCCTTCGCTGATCCTGAAGGCCGTCCAGAAGGACGCGTACAAGCCGATCCTCGAGAAAACCGTCCGCGATCATCGCAACGAAAGCACCGACTTCGTCATCGACCGCCTGCTGATCGCATTCGGCACCGAGATCCTGAAGCTGATCCCGGGCCGCGTGTCGACCGAGGTCGATGCACGCCTGTCGTTCGACACCCGGCGCTCGATCGACAAGGGTCGCGAGCTCATCAAGCTGTACGAAGACGCCGGCATCGGCCGCGAGCGCATCCTGATCAAGCTCGCGTCGACGTGGGAAGGCATCCGCGCGGCCGAGGTGCTGCAGAAGGACGGGATCAAGTGCAACATGACCCTGCTTTTCTCGCTCGTGCAGGCCGCCGCCTGCGCGGAAGCCGGCGCGCAGCTGATCTCGCCGTTCGTCGGCCGCATCTACGACTGGTACAAGAAGCAGGCCGGCGCGGAGTGGAATGAAGAGAAGGACGGTGGCGCGAACGATCCGGGCGTGCAGTCGGTGCGCCGCATCTACACGTACTACAAGACGTTCGGCTACAAGACCGAAGTGATGGGCGCGAGCTTCCGCACGACCAGCCAGATCACCGAACTCGCCGGCTGCGACCTGCTGACGATCAGTCCCGATTTGCTGCAGAAGCTGCAGGACAGCAACGACACGGTCACGCGCAAGCTGTCGCCGGAAGCGCTGCACGACAAGCCCGCCGAGCGCGTCGCGATCGACGAGGCGTCGTTCCGCTTCCAGCTGAACGACGACGCGATGGCAACCGAGAAGCTCGCCGAAGGCATCCGCGTATTCGCCGCCGATGCGGTGAAGCTCGAGAAGCTGATCGACTCGCTGCGCTGA
- a CDS encoding VOC family protein yields the protein MQVQPYLTFYGRADEALQFYEKALGAKTMFKMHFKDAPPNPDYPMAPEMGDKVMHASFTIGDSMIMCSDGDCSQPAGAAHAGYSLSLNPATVEEGQKLFNALADGGEVTMPFGKTFWALGFGMARDRFGVHWMVNVEDLSQREELAKRAAD from the coding sequence ATGCAAGTTCAACCGTACCTGACGTTCTACGGTCGTGCCGACGAAGCCCTTCAGTTCTACGAAAAGGCACTCGGTGCGAAGACGATGTTCAAGATGCACTTCAAGGACGCGCCGCCGAATCCCGACTACCCGATGGCGCCGGAGATGGGCGACAAGGTGATGCACGCAAGCTTCACGATCGGCGACTCGATGATCATGTGCTCGGACGGCGACTGCAGCCAGCCGGCCGGCGCCGCGCACGCCGGCTATTCGCTGTCGCTGAACCCGGCGACGGTCGAGGAAGGCCAGAAGCTGTTCAATGCGCTCGCCGACGGCGGCGAAGTGACGATGCCGTTCGGCAAGACGTTCTGGGCGCTCGGCTTCGGGATGGCCAGGGATCGCTTCGGCGTGCACTGGATGGTCAACGTCGAAGACCTGTCGCAGCGCGAGGAGCTCGCGAAACGCGCAGCGGACTGA
- the mctP gene encoding monocarboxylate uptake permease MctP, with protein sequence MNLAATFVFVLLFIGVTIIGFLAANWRRGDLAHLDEWGLGGRRFGTIVTWFLLGGDLYTAYTFVAVPALVFGAGAMGFFALPYTILIYPFAFVVFPKLWSIAKRHGYVTAADFVNARYGSRMLALAIAVTGIVATMPYIALQLVGIEVVIGALGFDTTGFVGDLPLIIAFAILAAYTYTSGLRAPAMIAIVKDVLIYITIAAAVIVIPAKLGGFGHIFASVPPAKLLLKAPDAASLNGYSAYATLAIGSALALFLYPHSVTAILSSSSGNSIRRNMAMLPAYSFVLGLLALLGYMALAAGVKDMPQYAPYFKAFGPNFAVPALFLEYFPSWFVGVAFAAIGIGALVPAAIMSIAAANLYTRNIHREFVNRNMSHDQETHVAKLVSLIVKVGAVAFILGLPLTYAIQLQLLGGIWIIQTLPAIVLGLYTRVLDHRGLLAGWAAGIVCGTWMAISLKLASSIFTIHLFGLAIPGYAAVWSLVVNLVVAVAVSVLVRVMGMAHAEDRTRPEDYLDVVES encoded by the coding sequence ATGAACCTTGCCGCGACCTTCGTCTTCGTGCTGCTGTTCATCGGCGTCACGATCATCGGTTTCCTGGCCGCGAACTGGCGGCGCGGCGATCTCGCCCATCTCGACGAATGGGGCCTCGGCGGACGCCGCTTCGGCACGATCGTCACGTGGTTCCTGCTCGGCGGCGACCTCTATACGGCGTATACGTTCGTCGCGGTGCCCGCGCTCGTGTTCGGCGCCGGCGCGATGGGTTTCTTCGCACTGCCCTATACGATCCTGATCTATCCGTTCGCGTTCGTCGTGTTCCCGAAGCTGTGGAGCATCGCGAAGCGGCACGGTTACGTGACGGCCGCCGACTTCGTCAATGCCCGCTACGGCAGCCGGATGCTCGCGCTCGCGATCGCGGTGACGGGCATCGTCGCGACGATGCCGTACATCGCGCTGCAGCTCGTCGGCATCGAAGTGGTGATCGGCGCGCTCGGCTTCGACACGACCGGCTTCGTCGGCGACCTGCCGCTGATCATCGCGTTCGCGATCCTCGCCGCGTACACGTACACGTCGGGCCTGCGCGCGCCCGCGATGATCGCGATCGTGAAGGACGTCCTGATCTACATCACGATTGCGGCGGCCGTCATCGTGATCCCGGCGAAGCTCGGCGGCTTCGGGCACATCTTCGCGAGCGTGCCGCCGGCGAAGCTGCTGCTGAAGGCGCCCGATGCGGCGAGCCTGAACGGCTACAGCGCGTACGCGACGCTCGCGATCGGCTCGGCGCTCGCGTTGTTCCTGTATCCGCACTCGGTCACGGCGATCCTGTCGTCGTCGTCCGGCAACTCGATCCGCCGCAACATGGCGATGCTGCCCGCGTACTCGTTCGTGCTCGGCCTGCTCGCGCTGCTCGGCTACATGGCGCTTGCGGCGGGCGTGAAGGACATGCCGCAGTACGCGCCGTACTTCAAGGCGTTCGGCCCGAACTTCGCTGTGCCCGCGCTGTTCCTCGAGTATTTCCCGTCGTGGTTCGTCGGCGTCGCGTTCGCGGCGATCGGCATCGGCGCGCTGGTGCCCGCCGCCATCATGTCGATCGCGGCCGCGAACCTGTACACGCGCAACATTCACCGAGAGTTCGTGAACCGCAACATGTCGCATGACCAGGAAACACACGTCGCGAAGCTCGTGTCGCTGATCGTGAAGGTCGGCGCGGTCGCGTTCATCCTCGGGCTGCCGCTGACCTATGCGATCCAGCTGCAGCTGCTCGGCGGGATCTGGATCATCCAGACGCTTCCCGCGATCGTGCTCGGCCTCTATACGCGCGTGCTCGACCATCGCGGCCTGCTGGCCGGCTGGGCGGCGGGCATCGTGTGCGGTACGTGGATGGCGATTTCGCTGAAGCTCGCCAGTTCGATCTTCACGATCCACCTGTTCGGTCTCGCGATTCCCGGCTACGCGGCCGTGTGGTCGCTGGTCGTGAACCTGGTGGTGGCGGTGGCGGTGAGCGTGCTGGTGCGCGTGATGGGCATGGCGCATGCGGAGGATCGCACGCGGCCGGAGGACTATCTCGACGTCGTCGAGAGCTGA
- a CDS encoding DUF3311 domain-containing protein — MAHDADANRAAKRWLWLLVLPLIAMVWVPSYSKIEPQLFGFPFFYWYQLLWVFISAVITAFVYFKTKNAWTGGGTQGGRR, encoded by the coding sequence ATGGCTCACGATGCCGACGCCAACCGGGCCGCCAAGCGCTGGCTCTGGCTGCTGGTGCTGCCGCTGATCGCGATGGTCTGGGTACCGTCGTACAGCAAGATCGAACCGCAGTTGTTCGGTTTTCCGTTTTTCTACTGGTACCAGCTGCTGTGGGTCTTCATCAGCGCGGTGATCACCGCGTTCGTGTACTTCAAGACCAAGAACGCGTGGACGGGGGGCGGCACGCAAGGAGGCCGTCGATGA